The window TCTAAGCTGATTGGTAACCATGCAGTACCAATTAAAAGTTTTCTTAAGGCAGCTCGGTTGTATCAACAATTTTGAATATGACTATTATCCAAATCTGTATGATCTTCAGTGCATTATACtaaaaaagagattttaaaataaCCCTTCATGAAATAAAAGACACAGGATTATTTTTCTGATGGTTTCACTTCCTCCCATTAGGTCTCTGTCTCACAAATAAATCAATGCTGATCCTGAAACGTCATCTTCCTAGTATTCCTGCAAATCTACAGAGATGTTCTCCATCCTCTCCACCACGAAGAAGCAGAGTGTTCCAGTGAAGCCCAGGGCCACCATCAGCAGGAGCTGCCACATCAGCAGGAGGTAACCACTGTAGAAGAAGGCCACAGCTGCAAAAACAGACTGACAAAGAATCATTGGTTTTACATTTGCTTTTGATAAAGCAGTTCACCGTTCCATTGTCACACTACAGATCCCAGTGGTACGTTTTACTGTATTCCTACCCACCAAGCGTGACTAAGAACAGCAGGTCGGAAGCTGCAAACGTTAGTACGTCGTAACTAACTAGCTTACGACTTCCCATAGCTAACTGCTTCAGtcctgctgtttgctttggagAAGTTAATGAATGTGTAAATGGCCAAAGAGGTGTCCCTAATCAGTAATTAATGAACGTCTTTTCCTTCCGCGGAAACCGTGCTATAAGCAGGATAACAGCCGAGGAAATGTCATTAACCAGAAACTAATGAACAATGCACTTGTATTAGATAGTTCCAACTTTATTAAAAAGTCAACTGGAAGGGGAGTATTCAACCAACTCAGAGTTTTAGTGTGAGCATTAGCTAATACTAGCTAGCTGGCTAGCAGTATAATACTAGCTGATGCTATAATGCTATAATACTACTGATTAAATCTGCAAGCAACAAATTTGTGCAATTCATTTTGTGTAagtagaataataataataattattatttttttattaattgttaatacttatattattatttttatgattattacaataataatattaatttttttttattaagaaaaaaaataaacacatttaccCTTTTGGGTGCTGATATCTTCTCAAACAGGATGACTGAATTACACAGCAGATATATGCTGTATCAAtgcaatttaatttcagttgaaAAGTAACACAATTTCTTAGGTTTATTTCTTCTTAGAGACTCAATTTTGCTGCAAAGAAAATGGGGAGATTAAGTGGCAAATGTGTAgcttgttcttttcctttttaatggGGCTCCAGGTGAATTTATTTCCTACTTGACAAGACAACATTTTAACCCAGCTTTACTCAGCTCTGCTAACAATGTCTGAGAATTGGCAACTTGGGATTACCTGGATGAATTTGAAGATGGCAAAAGCAGGTGTGCTTTGTTCAGCATAAACACGGCCTAATATGCTATAGAGCTGTGTGTTGAAGCAACTGTCCCCAAGTCCAAGCAAGAAGCTGCACAGCAGGGCAATGGATacactgagagagaaagcatATAGttctcattaaaacaaaacGGAATCGTGACTGGTCTTCCCCGTGTCTCGCTCGTACTTATTGTTAGATTGATAGAGAAATGAACTACCTTGGGGTTAAATATGGCTTCTTTAGGGTGGTAGTATGAAAGACAACAGGGGCATCATCTGGGATGTTGAGGAAGATCAGGTAGAAAGCCACAAAATGGACCACCATTCCCAGAAACACCACAGAGGTCCGTCTGAAGCGATTGTTCTTAAACAACAATCCAAACAAGCCTCCACCTGATGAGACAAACTGTATTTATGAACTGAATTACATCCAGTGACTTTAAATCACCTGAGCATGCTCTGATAGAGGAACACAAACTTACCCACAATTTCTCCAATTCCTACCACGATCCCAGAGATCCCAATCAAGCCTTTAGCTGCCTCTCCAAACTGCGTAGTTGCTCCGATACACGTCCCATACACTCCACTGTAGAAAGATAGCTCCAGGCCTGGAGAACAAGGAGTTCAATCTGTAGCTGCAAGCCTTCACTGGAGGCTAAgacatttattatattaaagAATTCCCCATTCAACTTACCGCTGTATGCCATGCAGGGACCGAGGAGCAGTATAGTTTTAGCCTTCAGAAGTTGCAGGATGGTTTCTGAACAGGAGGACACACAATACACTGATTTAAATTGCTAATAAATGCATATTATATTCCTACCACTTATCTAACTTGAGTTCAGATAAAAATGCAAAGGTCCCATTACCCTCCGACAACTAAAGTTAAATGcagaataaagatgaaaaatgttctgTCTCAATAAGCTACATTTAAATGCAGGTGAAAAACCACCCAAGAGcaattcagattttaaaagaaCTCCCTCCAGATTTGCTTATGTATGCCCAGACGCCTTTTCTTGACATAAATCAGTGTGCATTTTCGATAAACCTGATACCTTTAAGGCCGGTGTACAAAAGTTTACATGCACACAAGATAACACCAAAGACAAAGAGTAATCTGATCATCCAAACAACTCCGGGCTGCACTGAAGGCAGGAGCAAGTGCAGCAGAGTTTCCTGTTGACAAACAAGAGATATGATCTAAAGAAAAGTCTAGCAGTGCGTTGTAATGCTAGGAGAGTTTTTGATGAAAGcaattttcacaaaaacaaaactgtgactACCTGCTAGTTTCAGACTAAGAGCAGTGAAGTGTGGACAACCAGAGGTTACCTTCAGTAGGCCGAacaactgagaaagaaaaggaaaataacacatttctcTTGAATCTTTAGTGCCTTTTCTGTCCTTTAGGTATCGGCTGAGGAAAGTGTGTATCTTAGATGATACAAATGTACACTCCAAGGAAAAAGCTCAGTACCACTTCTACTGTATGCACATTTCTAGCCATGCCAGCCGGATGGCTCAGCGGATGGCGATGTCAGTCTGTCGCTTGGTCCACTACTCCTATCCAGATTAAAATACAGAATCTAAACAATActgattgccatgaaatttgcaCACAGACAATCACGGTCCAATCATTAGTCTTGTTACTACACATGGTTAATTATGTATCCATATGCATGATCCCAAGtatgaaacaaaacaggtgATATCCACTCTAAAAGCACTGATAAAACTTACTGAATTCTGACTTGGCGTCTTGCATGGCAGTGTGTGCTCTGTGCTTATAcctaaacaacagaaaacagaaaaatgttagaagttaatcaacaaaaataaactgaaaacacaaacaatgataAAACTTCCTTCAAAGGGACAAGTAACTTACATTCAAAAAGCATTTAGCTAGATTCCTGAAAATCCCAACACACTGTGAAGAGTAAGTCTTTCACAGTAAATGATGGCTCCCCGTAGGATTCCATGGTACGCTGTTGTACACTCAAACTGAGCCAATGAGCAACGATCAAATACCTGCATCTCTGAGGCACCAAAACAGTTTGTAAACACAATCTGCTGCcacacaaaaggaaacaagTTTTGTCCAAAGTTAGCATACTAACAAGATTTCTCCATCATCTACAAATTTCAGTCTCATCACTGTTTCTGTTCAAATGTCTAACACATATCCTTGCATATGGGATTTTTTTGGCCATGTATTTTTCCCACGGCTTTTAGTGGTACTTGACACAagccatatttttcttttctttttttttttcatctcatgaTTCAAGTCATAAAAATTGAAATATGCCTGAAATAAAATTGAGGGCCCCGCCTGGAGGGTTTGGGGTCTTTAACTGCTATCACTCCCAAAGAGAACATCTCTGTTCCAGCTGCCCCCAAATGTGTCTGATTGCACCCCGCTTGAATGAAGTGCAATGATGAGGCCTCGCTGTCAAAATTGTAGTGATCTGGCAAAAAATGATTGGTGTCATTTTTAGGAAGGACAAGAGTGGTTTAAAACGCCTGCAGAACTGCAGCGGTACATTTCGCAAAGGTGGgttgtttgaaaatgtaatcttttttatttgatgCTTTGGCTATAGCTTAACACAGTCAACTGGATGAAAgggaaattaacattttttgtcGTGTTCACTctaatgtatgtatatatgtagcTTAAAACATCGTTATGAAAGTGATGACTAAATAGTGAAATTGTTCCCATTTTCAGCAGGCATTTTCATACGTTCTGCgtgttttttgtgaaaaacaCATAATAAGGATATTCATTTACATCATGCGAGTTGAGAGCAGTGACTGCCCTTCCTCTTCAGAGAGCATCTCCTCTTCATGATGGCTCTTTCTCAGCACCAGGAAGCTGAGTGTACCGACTATGGAAGTGACCAACAGGgacagaaaaatcttttttctgcTGCCGTCTGAGAGGGGAAGATTAAAATAAACTGCTTAAGTAAAATACACAAGATATATTAACTACATTAAGCAAGAGCATACTCAGAATGTCCAATCACTCACATTATCCTCTTGAAATTTTGCTTTCATCATCACACTAGATTTTGCTATTATAGTCACGTCGTTACTTAATCCAGT of the Scatophagus argus isolate fScaArg1 chromosome 16, fScaArg1.pri, whole genome shotgun sequence genome contains:
- the LOC124072576 gene encoding UNC93-like protein MFSD11 translates to MADRRTFNVVILGLGFLFIFTAFTTCGNVEQTVVKSLGNGTFSGSGYHSLGIIYGVFSFSNLLAPTAVAVIGPKFTMFLSGILYSGYIAVFILPSTWAFYLTSVLIGIGAAMLWTAQGHFLVENSEASTINRNTGMFWALLQCSMLFGNLYIYFDWNGRTEISDGSRKKIFLSLLVTSIVGTLSFLVLRKSHHEEEMLSEEEGQSLLSTRMMYKHRAHTAMQDAKSEFKTILQLLKAKTILLLGPCMAYSGLELSFYSGVYGTCIGATTQFGEAAKGLIGISGIVVGIGEIVGGGLFGLLFKNNRFRRTSVVFLGMVVHFVAFYLIFLNIPDDAPVVFHTTTLKKPYLTPSVSIALLCSFLLGLGDSCFNTQLYSILGRVYAEQSTPAFAIFKFIQSVFAAVAFFYSGYLLLMWQLLLMVALGFTGTLCFFVVERMENISVDLQEY